A window of the Corallococcus soli genome harbors these coding sequences:
- a CDS encoding PadR family transcriptional regulator, with translation MPRESTCRFAILGMLCREPMSGYDLRSTIERSVGHFWQESYGNLYPTLERMAEERLVELEPEESSRGGRIRKVYRVTAAGRTALAEWLRRPVPPHVERNELLLKLFFGAQVEPADSLAQVERSRAEAEGLLAALRLIDESVRHSKGDDPELPYWHLSIRAGLLGLEAHLRWCDEAREALQRMERTTDSTKKRRTR, from the coding sequence ATGCCGAGGGAGAGCACCTGTCGGTTCGCCATCCTGGGGATGCTGTGCCGGGAGCCGATGAGCGGATACGACCTGCGAAGCACCATCGAGCGCTCCGTGGGGCACTTCTGGCAGGAGAGCTACGGCAACCTGTACCCGACGCTGGAGCGGATGGCGGAGGAGCGCCTCGTTGAACTCGAACCGGAGGAGTCCTCGCGAGGTGGACGGATCCGGAAGGTGTACCGGGTGACGGCGGCGGGACGGACGGCGCTCGCGGAGTGGCTGAGGCGGCCGGTGCCCCCCCACGTCGAGCGCAACGAGCTGCTGCTCAAGCTCTTCTTCGGGGCCCAGGTGGAGCCCGCGGACTCCCTGGCCCAGGTGGAGCGCAGCCGCGCCGAAGCGGAGGGACTGCTGGCGGCGCTGCGCCTCATTGACGAGAGCGTCCGCCATTCCAAGGGAGACGACCCGGAGCTGCCCTACTGGCATCTGTCCATTCGCGCGGGGCTGCTCGGGCTGGAGGCGCACCTGCGCTGGTGTGACGAGGCGCGTGAGGCCCTCCAGCGGATGGAACGGACAACGGATTCGACGAAGAAGAGGAGAACGCGATGA
- a CDS encoding nitrilase-related carbon-nitrogen hydrolase, producing MSGHPDEGARRLPMFMPWLALGVGSGLLLLLNTEWAVLPGWWMGALFLFFSRRQRPVVGFVGLLVANTVAAGVANLGVFPGSGASAFGMALGGAMVVAGGYLADRLIVGPRGSFAGTLLLPALMTGVEYFSSLGNPFGTWGVLAYTQARVPVLVQLVSVTGLWGLTFVLVWFATVANWALEHREAGRRVLPGVAVYAAVVVAILGFGALRLSRADSVGRPVQVAGITVAGELATGREAGLSRLMKGDVFGDEDWRAFAEASRGVNEELLRLSEREAASGAKLLLWSEGNAVVLARELEALIARGSALAREHGVWLGMSVATLTPEAQRMLRNELILVGPDGAVAWRYVKSRPVPGWEAEHSVPGSTEPAVGMASGVGVLGGAICFDGDFPGVFASASERGIELLLLPSSDWKGISPLHTRQAVFRAVEQGFSMVRQVNQGLSVAVDGYGRVYGELDHFTAEERVLRAELPVGRVPTLYARIGDAVGVLSGLVALGWMLQASVRGLLARRRSTATQPTGPTAQTPAAP from the coding sequence ATGAGCGGTCATCCGGATGAGGGAGCGCGGCGTCTGCCCATGTTCATGCCGTGGCTCGCCCTGGGCGTGGGGAGCGGATTGTTGCTGTTGCTGAACACGGAGTGGGCCGTGCTGCCCGGCTGGTGGATGGGCGCCCTGTTCCTCTTCTTCTCCCGGCGGCAGCGCCCCGTGGTGGGCTTCGTGGGGCTCCTGGTGGCCAACACCGTCGCCGCCGGCGTGGCGAACCTGGGGGTGTTCCCGGGCTCCGGCGCGAGCGCCTTTGGCATGGCCCTGGGGGGCGCCATGGTCGTCGCGGGGGGATACCTGGCGGATCGGCTCATCGTGGGGCCCCGGGGCTCCTTCGCGGGGACGCTCCTCCTGCCGGCGTTGATGACCGGCGTGGAGTACTTCAGCAGCCTGGGCAACCCGTTCGGCACCTGGGGCGTGCTGGCCTACACCCAGGCCCGGGTGCCGGTGCTGGTGCAGCTCGTGTCGGTGACGGGGTTGTGGGGCCTGACGTTCGTCCTGGTGTGGTTCGCCACCGTCGCCAACTGGGCGCTCGAGCACCGCGAGGCGGGGCGCCGCGTCCTGCCCGGGGTGGCGGTGTACGCGGCGGTGGTGGTGGCCATCCTCGGCTTCGGCGCGCTGCGGCTCTCAAGAGCGGACAGCGTGGGGAGGCCCGTCCAGGTGGCGGGCATCACCGTGGCGGGGGAGCTGGCCACGGGCCGCGAGGCCGGGCTGTCCCGGCTCATGAAAGGCGACGTCTTTGGCGATGAAGACTGGCGCGCCTTCGCCGAAGCCTCGCGCGGGGTGAACGAGGAGCTGTTGCGCCTGTCGGAGCGGGAGGCCGCGAGCGGGGCGAAGCTCCTCCTCTGGTCCGAGGGGAACGCGGTCGTGCTGGCCAGGGAGTTGGAGGCGCTCATCGCGCGGGGAAGCGCGCTGGCACGCGAGCACGGCGTGTGGCTCGGCATGTCGGTGGCGACCCTCACGCCCGAGGCGCAGCGGATGCTGCGCAACGAGCTCATCCTCGTGGGGCCGGACGGCGCGGTGGCGTGGCGCTACGTGAAGTCCCGGCCGGTGCCGGGTTGGGAGGCGGAGCACTCCGTCCCGGGCAGCACGGAGCCGGCGGTGGGCATGGCCTCCGGCGTGGGAGTCCTGGGAGGCGCCATCTGCTTCGACGGAGACTTCCCGGGGGTGTTCGCCAGCGCCTCGGAGCGAGGGATTGAGCTGCTCCTGCTGCCGTCGAGCGATTGGAAGGGCATCAGCCCGCTGCACACGCGGCAGGCGGTGTTCCGCGCGGTGGAGCAGGGCTTCAGCATGGTGCGGCAGGTCAACCAGGGGCTCTCCGTGGCGGTGGACGGCTACGGGCGCGTGTATGGCGAGTTGGACCACTTCACGGCGGAGGAGCGGGTGCTGCGCGCGGAGCTGCCGGTGGGGCGGGTGCCCACGCTCTACGCGCGCATCGGGGACGCGGTGGGTGTGCTCTCCGGGCTGGTCGCGCTGGGATGGATGCTCCAGGCCTCCGTCCGCGGGCTCCTCGCGCGACGGCGAAGCACCGCCACGCAGCCCACAGGCCCGACAGCCCAGACTCCTGCCGCGCCCTGA